atatttacagtGCACActatcatatattttaaaatttctaaGGGCTTCATCAGGATATCCATCATACAATGCAAAGTAATCATacaattgttttatttctttaatttcatCTAATTTTAAACTATAAAATTTGCACGGAAAATCCCTAATACCAGGCAAACTCCTCACTAGATTACTCCATaacgaagggaaaaaatcaaTATCAGATTCGTTAATATTATTAGCTATTGCTTGATCATAAAACCAGTATTTCAAATACTTGCAGGAATACTTACtcttttctttattcttttctattTCACCAAAATAAGAATCATATTCATTTGATACAATGGAATAATTTCTAGTaaactttttatataaatttctaAATAAAGATTTCACCTCAGTAGTCCCTAAATAGTCAGCAGAACATTGTACATGATGACTACCATCAACACAAACTTTATTAAACAcagtataaaatttatacaatGTTTTATTCACCAATCTGAGATCCTAAAATtgacattataaaaaaaaggcataaagcataatttttcattatttttacatttattacCTGTTCTgtataggaaaaaatgtgaaaactTTTACAAATTGCCAcagttaatttatttttcagtaaaaaacataaaaattacatgtgCCAGCTTATAAAAGGTAAGTGGACGTGCTCTTTCTGACATATTTGactaataatttttataaatttacataactctgtttaaaaaatataaaaagatacTGTCTAAcaatatactatatattgCGTTCTTATTAATAGAGAAATCATAGCTAAAATAGTATTTAATTTGGTGAACATGTTGAAAAttcttataataaaaatatattagtgACTTTAATGCCATATAAtacaaacaaatttaaacgtaaaataatataataaagtgATATGCCTCAATATTTAGCGTAAacagtaaaattaaaatgatgcTGTAATATGTCACCTCTTACTATTTTTAAGGTATTCTAGAAAAAGGCgttttacaaatatataaataaatgaaataaatggTTCCTCTAATATATACTAATAtagttttaataaatatgagaAAAACTGTAGTTATACTAAACCATAATGCCcccataaattatttttcaatgtAAATAATACtagtaaaaaggaaaaaaaaaattccataaatattatatattatttcgtCTGTAGTTTCCATGTTTACATgcaaattataataattaacgTCTTTTTCGTTATAATAAAGAATATTATATTGTCTACGCGATTTATGCTAAAGCAcgtaacaaaaaataatgcttTTCATATAACCCTAAAAAAGAccaataaaaagtaaataaataatttatataaaaacagtttttataacataaataatttcaatTTCGTTAGTAGTTTTTTCCattataatttcatttcttaaaaatatgcttacATCCTAttagttcatttttttctctccataTATTATTCTTCCCATTATTGGGAAATTTATATTTCCCCCTATTTTGTAacttacttttttatataataccaAAAGCacgtttttttaatataaattattgtttgacataattatacaaattaaCGAATGTAAAAAGTGTCTTTTGATTTGAAAcgtactaaaaaatatatatattattttttcttaaaattataagaaaagGCTAAGCATGTATTATAcatctaaattttttaatcaatAAAGCATGGTTACACAACAAGATTAGCGTGAAATTATGCAATTTATGTAATGTGAaacaaattatgaaaatatgattatttcAACATTTTAGTAATTCACCCGAGCACGAAGATCTATGAAAAGTGAGACGaaatatttcttcatttcttatttttaaggattattaaaaggaaaagaccTTCTTTACGTTAGATGTGGAACATATAGAATAACCATTACATGTTAGTTTTTTTCAATACAGCGATTAATAAGACATAATTTTACAACAAATGGATAAATTAGAAAAGTGCGAAAAATAGGTCGTTGCCTTTTCAACACAGCATTTTCTTATTCCTATAAATTACATATCATTCGAAATAACATGCTCtatttgtcatttttacttttttttaaaacaaaatataaaatagttttgttaaatgtaaaaatgcatGCACAGAATAAATacgtatttataaaatgaaattttaatCGTAGATAATTTTAAACCATTTTTACTTGTTAAACGTAGTTAACTATTTTTATACTTCATAAAGGTTGCAGTATGCAGGTGCAcaaataaaacttttttataaaagaattgataatttttattcttttatattcgGTTAGTCTTAAcgcattatatataacattattcattatataataattacacaCGCTTTAAGatacataaaaaagttaTGCCTATATCATTATTAAGCATGCTGACTTCAGTATAAACACCTCGCCAGACTGCAATATATAGACTATTGCATAATGTCACAATTCATAATTATTCTCCTTATGAATTGGTAAAAtgtctacaaaaaaaatgatcataCCTTTATATAGAAAACATAATTTcgcaaatataataaatgtattttttaaaaagaaagacattaacaaatttaattaataaaatataagaaaagaaattgcatattttttataaaatatttgaaggGTGCGCTATATGtacaatacatatattaaaagcaGATAATGAAACCttgttaattaatttatctgacgaaaataaatacaaatgcatgaatttgtaaaacaaaaaaatagttcCCTTTTGATTAAACATTTAATTCTTTCTCAGCCTTCACTTTACGAATTAATTATCGCGTTCTTTCCTAAACTGTTGCCCTATATTTCTTTTGCTACTAcaatttgttataaaaagtaATCATCCACTATGCATAAAATAGTACGAATTATTTTGCTGCAAATCGGGCTGAAGTGCCAtatgttttgcttttccaaTAAGCTTCCCCCGTATCTTCCGTTTAATCTTTAATCAGTAATGCGTTTTATATCATATCACatatcataaatattttttctatataataattccttttttttgtccaaaGATACCCTCGTCATTGTTACATATGTGTAACATTTCACTTAATCATTAAGTACTATCcagttctcctttttttttacgcacaATGTAGTTTATTTTCTGAGCTGTTCTATTATCCTAATTTTACTCCTACTCTAGAGCACTGCTGAAAGAATTATATCTAGTAACCCCTTCGTCGTGCTCATTTTACACATTTGACATTTTACGCcacacaaaaatgatttCACGTAGAATAGTAAGGCACATAATATCCATCGTCATAGTAATCATTATGGGCGCCCATATCCGTACCCATGTCAGAACCCATGTCCATGTCAGAACCCATGTCCATGTCCGAACCCATACCCATGTCAGTACCCATACCCACGCCAGTTCCCATACCCATATCATTTGAACCATGTTCAGATAATCCCTGTGtaaattcttcaaaaagttcatcgtaattttttttttttttcttttttttaccaaatcCTGTACCCAAGGACGTAAACTGcaataaaaacgaaaaatataaaaggtaaaaatttatttcaaaataacCACGcattaagtaaaataaacCATTAACACTAGCAAACATGtacatgtttatatttttaaaattattttatttttactttataacaaaataacaaaatgatcAATAGTGCTGCGGAAAGATAAACGAAAAATGAACTCTTCGAAATATTTAAACCCAAAAATCCGCTGTCTACTTCGGCACCACTATCATTAACATCAACAGTATAAGGATCTTTTTTAACTCTCCTCCTATAATCATAATAatcttcttcatttaatTTCGGAACTCTTGatgttttttcataatattctTGGTCTGGTGAAATTTCGGTACAGGATGACAAATTAGTAATTCTTCCATCTTCACTTAGCGtataattacatttaaaatttctataTTTCATGTTGTCATCAGAACCTGATTGTGAAGTTGCCATTAGTCTAAACGTTCCTGtacgtcgttttttttttctttttggaacAGAAGGGAGTGGATCAGCTTTTTGCTCAGTTGTTGccattatattttcataaccactacattttaatttagaTAACACTTCGTACGGATTAAGCTGATTAAAATCAAAATAGTCACATACCTCTTCCCATAAACAGTAATCTTTATGCTtgtcatataattttttaatataaacgACATAATTGcagtacttttttttgcaataacTCTGGCCAGACTCAGCACATTCATAAATTGctttactatttttaaaaaaatcatgtaAAAGTCTTTTTTCGCTCGTTTCAACGATTTTAGGTTCTATCTTAAAGTcacaatatattttatttaattcataTAAGTTAATTTTAAGTAGTATATCATCAAGATCATTCAAATATTGGAGGCCATGGTTAGTAATTGaaccctttttaaatattttggaTAATTCTTTAGATACCCAAAAAGTATAAAACGTGCAACGATCGTCATGCGTACTTTCAAGACTTTCCAGATTctgttttaaattttttaaatttcccaCAAATTTggtacataatttttttaaatgttcttTTCCAGTACCTGTCATACTAGGCCTGTCACAATAACCATCATATTGTTCTGGCTTTTTTATgctattaaatttttcatatctAACATTCGAAGGTAGCTCCCTCACAACACTCtcctgaaaataaaaagggataaattaattcatattaacacaaaaattttcaataacagcaaaaaaataaattttttattttgtcaaaaataGTACACTCAAGTAATAATATGCTATGAACAACGTATAGTAAAACATAGAAATGTACAAATTGACTCTCATCCGCAGCTGCCATCGTTAGGATACGCTTATTCAGTAAAATAATTAGGAATATTAGTGCACATATAGAAATACAACGCAAAATTCAGTTTATCAGATATGCGTTGCTTTGTATcaatttttggaaataaGGGAAATTTGCTTAGCAACAGATCTTTATAAACTGCACTTTAGGATCAAAATGCTACAGTAACATCTGAACCAAATATGTAAATTCTGTGgaatattgaaaaaatttaaattaaaaaagaaatataataactcaaataaaatataatgatatattataggataaaaagttattttataatttttaatttttgtgaacAATGCATGTCTGCATTAATTACACATTATGGgacatgtaattttttttccatacaTATAAAGTATAACAcgtatgaaaatatataatcaaAA
Above is a genomic segment from Plasmodium vivax chromosome 5, whole genome shotgun sequence containing:
- a CDS encoding hypothetical protein (encoded by transcript PVX_088795A), producing the protein MTGTGKEHLKKLCTKFVGNLKNLKQNLESLEKLSKIFKKGSITNHGLQYLNDLDDILLKINLYELNKIYCDFKIEPKIVETSEKRLLHDFFKNSKAIYECAESGQSYCKKKYCNYVVYIKKLYDKHKDYCLWEEVCDYFDFNQLNPYEVLSKLKCSGYENIMATTEQKADPLPSVPKRKKKRRTGTFRLMATSQSGSDDNMKYRNFKCNYTLSEDGRITNLSSCTEISPDQEYYEKTSRVPKLNEEDYYDYRRRVKKDPYTVDVNDSGAEFTSLGTGFGKKKKKKKNYDELFEEFTQGLSEHGSNDMGMGTGVGMGTDMGMGSDMDMGSDMDMGSDMGTDMGAHNDYYDDGYYVPYYST